A single window of Zootoca vivipara chromosome 17, rZooViv1.1, whole genome shotgun sequence DNA harbors:
- the CAPN1 gene encoding calpain-1 catalytic subunit gives MSEEVIVPIYCTGVSAQVQKQRAKDLGLGKHENAVKYLNQDYERLRNECLQSGALFRDDTFPATASSLGFKELGPNSSKTHGVKWKRPMELCRNPLFIVDGATRTDVCQGALGDCWLLAAIASLTLNDPLLHRVVPHGQSFQNGYAGIFHFQIWQFGEWVDVVVDDLLPTKDGKLVFVHSAEGNEFWSALLEKAYAKVNGCYEALSGGSTSEGFEDFTGGVTEWYDLQKPPSDLFQIILKALERGSLMGCSIDITSAFDMEAVTFKKLVKGHAYSVTGAEQINYRGQRVSLIRMRNPWGEVEWTGAWSDNSGEWNAVDPSIGQQLRIKMEDGEFWMSFQDFLREFTRLEICNLTPDALKSRKFRKWNTTLYDGTWRRGSTAGGCRNYPATFWINPQFKIRLEEVDHDDDEDRREPGCSFLLSLMQKHRRRERRFGKDMETIGFAVYEVPPQGLGRAAPRGTSVHLKRDFFLSNSSRARSEQFINLREVSTRFKLPPGEYIVVPSTFEPNKEGDFVLRVFAENKAGTVEMDDEIQANLPDEKVLSESEIDDSFKQLFKQLAGADMEISVRELQTILNRIIGKHKDLRTKGFSLESCRSMVNLMDRDGNGKLGLVEFNILWTKIRNYLAVFRKFDLDKSGSMSAYEMRMALEAAGFKLNKKLYELIITRYAEPDLAIDFDNFVCCLVRLETMFRFFQALDSDKDGIVTFDLVKWIQLTMFA, from the exons ATGTCGGAAGAGGTCATTGTGCCTATCTATTGCACGGGGGTCTCTGCTCAGGTCCAGAAGCAGCGGGCCAAAGACCTGGGCTTGGGTAAACACGAGAATGCAGTCAAGTACCTGAACCAGGATTACGAGAGGCTTCGCAACGAGTGCTTGCAGAGTGGAGCCCTTTTCAGGGATGACACATTCCCCGCCACAGCCTCTTCCCTGGGTTTCAAGGAGCTTGGGCCAAACTCCTCCAAGACGCACGGAGTCAAGTGGAAACGGCCTATG GAACTGTGCCGCAACCCTCTCTTCATTGTGGACGGGGCCACCCGCACAGACGTCTGTCAAGGAGCTCTGG GTGACTGCTGGCTCCTGGCGGCCATTGCCTCCCTCACCCTGAATGACCCTCTTCTGCACCGCGTTGTCCCCCATGGGCAGAGCTTCCAGAATGGATACGCTGGCATATTCCACTTCCAG ATCTGGCAATTTGGCGAGTGGGTCGACGTGGTGGTGGATGACCTACTCCCAACCAAAGATGGCAAGCTTGTGTTCGTCCACTCCGCAGAAGGCAACGAATTCTGGAGTGCCCTGCTCGAGAAAGCTTATGCCAA GGTGAATGGCTGCTACGAGGCTCTTTCGGGAGGGAGCACCTCAGAAGGGTTCGAAGACTTTACGGGAGGTGTTACTGAGTGGTACGACCTACAAAAGCCGCCCAGCGACCTCTTCCAGATCATCTTAAAGGCCCTGGAGAGGGGCTCTCTCATGGGTTGCTCCATTGAT ATCACAAGTGCTTTTGACATGGAGGCTGTCACCTTTAAGAAGCTGGTGAAAGGCCACGCCTATTCCGTCACTGGAGCTGAGCAG ATCAACTACCGAGGGCAGAGAGTTAGCCTGATACGGATGCGAAACCCTTGGGGGGAGGTGGAGTGGACTGGAGCTTGGAGTGACAA cTCTGGGGAATGGAACGCCGTGGATCCATCTATAGGGCAGCAGCTAAGAATcaaaatggaagatggagaattCTG GATGTCCTTCCAAGACTTCCTCCGGGAATTCACCCGCCTTGAGATTTGCAACCTCACGCCAGACGCGCTGAAGTCGCGCAAGTTCCGGAAGTGGAATACGACGCTCTACGACGGGACTTGGCGGCGGGGGAGCACGGCTGGCGGCTGCAGGAACTACCCAG CAACGTTCTGGATTAACCCCCAGTTCAAAATCCGCTTGGAAGAGGTGGACCACGACGACGATGAGGACAGGAGGGAGCCGGGCTGCAGTTTCCTCCTGTCTCTGATGCAGAAGCACCGGCGCCGGGAGAGGCGGTTTGGCAAGGACATGGAGACCATCGGCTTTGCCGTCTACGAGGTACCGCCCCAAGGGCTTGGCAGAGCTGCCCCTCGGGGT ACCTCCGTACACCTGAAGCGTGACTTCTTCCTGTCGAACTCCTCGCGGGCGCGATCCGAGCAGTTCATCAACCTGCGCGAGGTCAGCACCCGCTTCAAGCTGCCGCCGGGGGAGTATATCGTGGTGCCTTCCACCTTTGAGCCCAACAAGGAAGGGGACTTCGTGCTCCGGGTCTTCGCAGAGAACAAAGCTGGGACAGT GGAAATGGACGATGAGATCCAGGCTAATCTCCCAGATGAG AAAGTGCTTTCAGAAAGCGAGATTGATGATAGCTTCAAGCAACTCTTTAAGCAGCTGGCAGGGGCG GATATGGAAATCAGCGTTCGTGAACTGCAGACTATCCTCAACAGAATCATAGGGAAAC ATAAAGACCTTCGGACGAAAGGGTTCAGTTTGGAGTCCTGTCGGAGTATGGTGAACCTCATGGAT AGAGATGGAAATGGGAAACTTGGATTGGTGGAGTTTAACATCCTTTGGACCAAAATCAGGAACTATTTG GCAGTCTTTAGGAAGTTCGATTTGGACAAGTCGGGGAGCATGAGTGCCTATGAGATGCGGATGGCTCTGGAGGCTGCAG GCTTCAAGCTGAACAAGAAACTGTACGAGCTAATCATCACCCGCTACGCTGAACCTGATCTGGCCATCGACTTTGACAATTTTGTCTGCTGCTTAGTGCGACTTGAAACCATGTTCC GGTTTTTCCAAGCACTGGACTCGGACAAGGATGGAATTGTCACCTTTGACTTGGTTAAG TGGATACAACTAACCATGTTTGCCTGA